From the Panulirus ornatus isolate Po-2019 chromosome 42, ASM3632096v1, whole genome shotgun sequence genome, the window cattcaaactcacctcccaattgacttgaccctcaaccctattgtacctaataaccttgctcttattcacatttactcttaactttcttctttcacacactttaccaaactcagtgtgtGTGGTTAATAGGGGAAAAATCACACGAATGGTTGATTACTTGTGCAAATTAGATTTATTTCTTGATagtacatgcaaatatatataactagtgagagaaaaaaaatatatataccattctaataataataatgtatacataGTTGATTTCCAGTGACATTACTGTAACGAttacaagaaagaaagaagtcaCCAGGGAGAACAATGTGTATCTGGCTAAATTAAACAAGTGTCACCTCTCGGTACAGAACTATAAATAACAGATAAACCCACTCGGAACACATCCAATGTAATTTTGTCCGTGGTAAGAGAATGTCACACGTTTACACGGTGTTTGAAAGTAatcttattacatatatatatattatatatatatataagacatccATTTAATTAACGAAAtaaatcctgatatatatatatatataaaagactttCATTCAactaacgaaatatatatatatatatatatagagagagaaatatatgacaTACACATAAGCCAAAATATGGTTGATTTGGATACATATAAGGCTGTTGCTGGGCAACTGGTCCTTGAATGAATAGTTTGCAATTCCATCAAAATAACGTCTCGGTGCCTGTTAACATTGTCCATAGAAAACGGAAATAtattgacatgaaaaaaaaaggaaaactttaaAACCCTTATAAGAACCGACATTATGTGTGTGGTGCTTGACGGGATGTACATTGTCTTAACCTGACCACCACGACTCTTGAAAGAATGGTGACCTGGCCTGGCCCGTGAGTCTTCTGATTTCTGTCTAGGCTTAAAGAGATTTAAGAAATACGTATCGTATATGTTTAAGGCGTAACTGCACGATCAACTATTGTAGACATTTGAACCGAGAGGCTAATGGATGGAGACCCTTTGGCAtttgggacagagagagagagagagagagagagagagagagagagagagagagagagagagagagagagagagagagagagagagagagagagagagagagagagagagagagaggaatcacagCCATCATTCGGTGAGGAATCATAACCTTTTTTTCCGAAGCACCAGCTTCATGGTTACCTTGGCGTCCTCGCGACACTTGAGTTCGTTCGGTGAACTGATGGAGACTGATAGAAATCTCTCCTTCAGGTAGGCCAGCGAGTTACGAATCTTTGGTCCTCTTGGGTGTGGATAGATAATGCTGGTATCCACGATGCGATCGTGAATCACTTTCAATCTGAGGAGGTCGTGTTCCACTCCATGGCCCACAAGGATTGTGTTACTCCCGACCATCGAGAGGAGCTTGGAATGGACGtcccgtagtgtggtggtgactcCCGTGAAGTGTTCCTTGGTGAGTCTCGAGTGTTCCGTGTTGTAGTCAATGATGGGAGCATCGGGCAGGATCAGCGTCTCGTACACCAGCTGACAGTTTGAGTCGACGATGGAGATGGCCGCCACGTCCATTCCGGCTGTCGTGAACAGCATCTCGCAGTCCAGGGCGTAGATAGACTCCTCGGTGACGCTGGTATTCAACCCCGTGTTGATGAACCCGGTCAGATTATCCGGATCTATCTCTTCGGACACGTGTTGCGGAGCAGTAGCGCAAGGCGAGGAGCCGACTGATCGCTTGCAACAGTAGTGTATGGGCATGACCGACCTGGACATCTTCCCCCAGTGATATTCGCACTTCTCCACGGTCAGTGGGCGGCCGTCACCATGTATGCGGTACACTGTCTTGCAGCGTCTACAGGTGCGGATGTAGCGCCCGGGGACTCTCCGATTGTAGCTCTGGTCAATGTTGAAGAGCTTGGCTTTTCCCTGTTGTTCGCAAGGGCGCGGGAAACACCAGCGTCGCAGCTCATCCTCCCTCAGCTCCAGTCGGGTCACAGCGTTGTACACTTTCTCGGATACCTTCGACATCTGGCCCTTTCTCTCTACGTGTTACCACGTCTTTCCTGAAAATATATATGAGACCATTGTCAGTAATCAGGTATCACAGGAATTtatacatgcatgcatgtgtgcatgggtacctagcataggctagggtgtgtgtgtgtgtgtgtgtgtgtgtgtgtgtggtgtttttaaAGATATGGCAATGCACCGTTGCAGTAGATGTTAACAACAGAAATGGCCGAGATGTATGGAATGTGAATGTTGTATGGAATCACTTGGTTTTTCATTGCAGTTCCGATGGAAGTGGTGAAAGTGGCTCATAGATTTCTACAGGAACGTCACCGGAAGGCTGGCTATCTGATGTTTTCACAGAACAGTTTGGTGGCTGCTACTGGGCAGGGGAGGtaaggggtgagaggaggaggaggaggtggggtctcCCAAGAATGTAAGAATCTTATGATGATGCCGTGACGAGAGAGAGGAGCTTTACAGGCGTAGGTaccacggggaggaggaggaggaggaattcgtttgttatttttctctctctctgagagcgAAGCATTTGCGATCTGGCGAGTGTGTTATACAGTGACAGGTGGACGGTTAAGCCGTTCGTTATGGAAAGCTGATGATAACACCAGATATCAGCGAACCAAACTTGAAGCTACGGGTAAAAAGAGagagggccaaaaaaaaaaaaagtgtttcttcCACGCTTTCCAAACATCACCAGCGCATTTTTGGTGACGATCACTCGAGAAGGCGCTGCCGTTGCTGGTACTAATGTTGCTAGCGCCGTTCGAACGCACTGAAGAGAACAGCTTGATGAGGAGGGGGGACTGAGTGAAGGCATAATAACCCGCACCTAACACTCGCGtcatctccctcctcttgtttAATAACTTTCACTCACTATCTTTGGGCAGCGAAGCTTCAAGAATTGtaaaataacaacaacaccaccaacaacgtGGGATGAAAGGTCACTTTTACCTTTGAGAGTCCTTGATTCAAATACGGTGGTGAACTTGACGCCTGAACAAAGGAAATACGACAAGCgtgctggctgctgctgcagaGTTAAacccacacgcaacacacacggAGCGGCCAGTGTTTCACTGGAATGTCTTCTGTTGACTGAGTGATATCCTGATGCATGCTGCCATGTGCGACATTCTCCACGTACGGACTGGGATTTCCCGAATCTGACGTGACTAACAACTAGTGacaggaagagagtcagttgcgCAGCCGGTACGCGCATGAACGGCATCATGCGACTTTTTAAGCAAGGTCGGAAGGCTGACAACACATTCTCTGACGAAAgtttaactctctctctttttctcacttCCTTACTGAGTGTGTATACTGCATTTCTTTCTCCTCTCGGTAAAGTGTAacctattctcttttttttcttttttttctcatttactgtGTATACtgcatttttattttcaaaagatAAGATAGTACGGTAATTTGAAGTTAAAGGGCTCGATCTAGCATATCTTTCGATGATTCCAGTATATATTTTTCATCCCTGATTCCGGGATGAGTGACTATAGCGACACTGGGTTTTCCCAGGATCGCCCCGGCACTTGTCACCTATTACTGACGGCGTCTTGacttggtaggtaggtaggtaggtaggtaggtaggccacGGCGTGTGAACCTTCACCTGACGTACTTACTACCTCGATGTCCGACGGTGGCGGGTTAGACTGCCTCTGTTATTCCATTGAGCGGGTGGCCAGGCCACCAACGAGAGGAGCCGCTCTTAACGGACCTGAACCTCAGGCCCAACggcatggagagagggagagagagagcgagagaaaatGTCGAGGCGGAGTTGTCTAGATTGCATTACTGTGGCTCTAGCCTGATTTGTCCCGAACTTTCAATCCTGCACATCTTTACGGCGCACCTTTGGAATGAGCCTTGTTGTGTTatcacaaataaatgaataataatgatataaaagtgTACTCTTAATAGCTAAAAGGTATACCAAAGTCATAACTTAACACGTTTAGGAAAGCGTCATTCCACTCACCTTTCACCTTGGGGAATGTAAACTAGGCACACGGCGTGTTTGGTCGTACGCTGAGGTGAGAACCGACTAGGCTGTCAGGATCCGACTCGAGGGATTTTATGGGGTAGGTTAGCATACGTTGGATGACGTCAGCGCGAGCGTCGTTCGTTTTAGAAATAAACAGAACCTGTTGAAATCTTGTCGTGCTTGGTGTCAATACGTTTCAGTGTGGTGTGATTATTTTTGTATATGTTGAAGGCTCTAttcactgacaaaagtccacatcaaggccgggccttgattgagatataaagagaattatgaaagggaaaaagagaagacaacggaaagtatttacgaattttagaaaaagtgaaaaacctgtctttaaaatgcatcgacgtgtagggaaagaagcagttatcaaaacggcttacccttaagttgccgatggccacacagtaattatatgacgCAGCATCttcccgagtattgcgtggtctagttaatggtggggttacacaagcagccagctctagggagcaaaaaccaaagtaatacctatagaagagggaaaatgaaccaacattgcgacgtaAGGCAAGAGagccaagtttagaagttagcctgggaaagattataagttggaccgctttctaCTCAACTCTGTAAAGTACGGATGccaagctagaaccaccccagatgtgaaagcagcacTCTATTCAAGGACaagtcaatcctttgtataaacggagcaactgtacagaagaaaagaagattcgacatctaaacaggacacccagtttcttataggcagacttagccattccCGTAATGTAGGGTTTCTTAAAAAGAGTGGATTttaaagtaataccaagtgtgttcagtgagtcaagaggtggaattacagaactgtcaaacgagaaacgagagttgtgagttttcgatagggggatgggtagaaactgggtccttggaggcattaaatttgaCTAAATTTCGTTTACCCAATtcagatatcctgttcaagtcagagtttattgagggagctgtgtcaagatgagatgcagattgaaaGGTCACtctttttagggatgggatgtaccaatgcatgcttccaaggagaaagaGAAGTTTTGGTTTTTACAGAGCAACGGAacaaacgagcaagcacaggtgcaagttcagaggcacactctatcaagtacacggggatggatgccatcaggaccataagccttgcttgtgtccagggaGGGAAGCGGTTTTCGGACAGTACAGAAAGAGATTTCGAGGaggggcacaggattagtaagaggagcatcagttggtgaaggaatgttagagtcatccttGTAGGGGTGGGTGTCGTGCGCCTGGGGGTGTATTGTCGTGTGCCCGTAGATTACAACGTGTAGCGTCACTTGTGCTGTCAGGCAGGGTGGAGGGTGCAGTGTCATGCCATACTATGAGTGTGAAGCGTCATGTCATACTGTGAGTGTGAAGTGTCATTCCTGCTTTATCATCATcgctgtggtgtatggtgtaatgttTGGTGTAAAGTGTGGCGTATCACAAgtgtattgcgtgtgtgtgtgtgtgtgtgtgtgtgtgtgtgtgtgtgtgtttagtagaGTCCTATATTAAGTATATGGCGCATCATCTACTTGGTGTATTCGTGTTATAGTGCAGTGTATGGTGTTAACGCTTGTGTAAACTGTCGCGCAGTTGTACAGTGTGGTATTTGGTGAGGGCGTTGAGAGCATAACAGTGTTGGGTAAACACAAATGTGTGTATGGTGTGAAACTGCGGTACACAATGCAGGTGGGCGGACAGTACCATGGCGACATACACATGACTGGTGTGAATGTGAAACTGCGGTACACAGTGCAGGTGGGCGGACAGTACCATGGCGACATACAAGTGACTGTTGTAAATCCCCAACAAACGTACGTTTTCCCGGAGCAGACGTCGCCGTCATGCACCACCACCTGACAAATACGTACACGTCACGTCCTGAGCGAGACTTGTAAAGACTTGGCCTGAGTACGAGAACGTTTCCTCCAGCGTTCGTCTGGCATACTTGTCTCACAGTGTCGACACATTCCTCTCGGACAGAGGGAGAGTACTGGGTCTCGCATGATAATCGTCTTTTTTTCAATCTGTAGAGCGCGACCGTGTGACTTTTCAGAGCTGGTGTTCCCATAGTTATACTCCCACAGAAATTGTCCAATGTTTGTGATatgcagtatatgtatatacatggagtgagtattttaaaggtttgttgaatgcgttagatgatagagaggcaggtataggatcgaacccgggacccttgtactgttggaggtttgtatgttctatgaagatgcgcgttcatatgcactttgttcgtattcatatacctccgtgttgtacaggtaggttcagtaaaatgctatctgctggctgtgtgagcctgatgggaaatgaccggtgtagaccccattgctcaccaacgtgagacgaagggttttcgagtacatagtattcgaataggcatttttctattaggggcgatcatagcctagcaataacgctcccgcctgttgcacaagggtcccgggtttgatcctggctgttggaggtttgta encodes:
- the LOC139761856 gene encoding RNA exonuclease 1 homolog, with amino-acid sequence MSKVSEKVYNAVTRLELREDELRRWCFPRPCEQQGKAKLFNIDQSYNRRVPGRYIRTCRRCKTVYRIHGDGRPLTVEKCEYHWGKMSRSVMPIHYCCKRSVGSSPCATAPQHVSEEIDPDNLTGFINTGLNTSVTEESIYALDCEMLFTTAGMDVAAISIVDSNCQLVYETLILPDAPIIDYNTEHSRLTKEHFTGVTTTLRDVHSKLLSMVGSNTILVGHGVEHDLLRLKVIHDRIVDTSIIYPHPRGPKIRNSLAYLKERFLSVSISSPNELKCREDAKVTMKLVLRKKRL